The window GCAAAGACATAAAGAGGTTAATCTCTGAGGAATAATCAAGTTCACAAATATGGCATAGAAAAAAGATAGGTAGATGATAATAGTTTTAGAGCCAGCTCTCCCATTTATAAAAGCATTGTATAAACTTCAGGGATGTAAATATTATCTCAGtgttacaggtggggaaatgGAGCTATGGATTGAATTACCCAGTGCTGCGTGCTCAGACTCAGAAAAGTCCCCAATTCTCAGCTCTAATTTCAGTCCATTAAACCACACCAGTAATAACAGAAGGAtctgtagagccctgcaaatccgctTTATAGTTGTGGACCATGTTTGCAGATTGGATGCAGAcacaaattttgtatccgtgcAGGGCTCTAAGGGGCTGAAGGTGAAAAATAATGGAAACAGTGTCAACAATAGtacattgttgcaaaaaatataataatttaaGAATGTACTTAAAAAGTAATATGTAAAACAAGCCAAGTAACTATTacactgtatccagttctgagtGAGGTTGCAGCAGACAACTGCATTTAGCTGTGagaactatatttaaaaaaaaaatggagaagggagagggaagaacAAATTATATTTTTCAATGTTAACTAGGCTcctactgtgtgcaattctggtttcccatgtttcaGAAcaaggattctcaaactaggggttgggacccctcagggggttgcaaggttattacatggggagctgtcagcttccaccccaaaccctgctttgcatcctgcatttataatggtgttaaatatataaacaagtgttttgaatttataaggggaggttgcactcagaggcttgctatgtgaaaggggtcaccactacaaaagtctgagaaccgctCTTTTAGAAAGATGAATTAAAACTGAACAGGGATAaggaagggctactaggatgatcagaggaatggaaagtaaccttatgagaggagactcaaagagcttggcttgtttaacctaaccaaaagaagtctgaggggagatatgattgctctctataaatacatcagagggataaataccagagagggggagaagttatttaagttaagcaccagtgttgacacaagaacaaatggatataaactggccatcaaaacGTTTAGTCTTGAAACTAGATaatggtttctaaccattagacgaGTAAAGTTGTGGAACAGCTTAACTGACATTAAGactgagcttggtaagtttatggaaggtatgatctgatgagattgcctacagtggcatgaggcccatctgtgactgctaacagcaaatatctccagtggttTGTGATCAGacactgtttgtttttctctccaATTGCTGTGTTTTACCCATAAAATCACACAATATTTTGGACATGGTCAGCATTTTTATATAAGGCCATATGGATTCTAAATTGACCAACTACCTCAAATTGTAGTTGATGTTCAAACTTTATTTTCAGAAGAATACTTTTTACCAGTTTTTAAATACAGCAATTGAGCATACATTAATTATTGTAGTGATGATATTACTTTGGTCTTTTTGCACATTTCAGTTATTCATTTCTGTTTGGAGAGTCTTCcacccattggaatcaatgggagatTACCTGCTATTTTGATGCGTCCATTTGCGGATAATTATCAGAGCCTTGCAAATTCAGTAGTACTGGGTTGTATTATATGGTTTatgttgtattttttaaaactttggaaGCGTTCTACATACACTCTACTTTAGAAAATGTTGacacattaaaaataatttaaaaaatcaaaataagaAAATTTGAATTTattaaatgattttattaagaaaTACACTATGCAGTGTAGTTTCAATTGATACAACAGAATTTGTATTTCACACAACAATCATCTAATCATGCAATAAAATATTTGTTACAGCACACTCCCACTTAAATGATTAATAAtcattttctcctagttaaggcatAGCACAGATCCTTTAACACTGATACACATGCTACATTCTCATCTTTCTACACCCTTGACAGCACACTGCAATTACACATTCTAAGAACACTAGGCTTGAATTCCTGGCCTTATTGAAGTCAAATGGAGTTTTTACTTCAGTGGGTCAAGATTTCACCTGTAATCCTTCAAACATATCACTCTCTTGAAGACTAAGTCAGGTTTGTAAATTCAAATATTCagtgaagaaaagaaaatgtcaaTAACAGGCAAAACATTTCATATCTCAAGTCTTGCACTTATCTTGGTTAACTGTATAAATTCTTAACCATCAACAACCCACCTAGCGATTCTGAAATCATTTGTTGCCCCCCTCCCAATCCGCCTTTGGATTTAGACAATCTGGAGGGAAATAAAGGTTACGTGATGTGAATGGTACTGAGAAACACAGAAGAGTAAAGTCTTCATATGGTTGACTAAAGCTAGTACACAACATTGCATGTTTCAAAAAATATGTATTGCAAGCACAGCTCTGCTTTCCTCGTTTTAAACTTTAAATATCTTTCCCACACTCGGGGCAAAGGATGTCATCCCTTTCTGTAAGGAAGCCGCGGCCCACTAATGAAAGAGAACACTTCTTACAGTTAAAGCAGTCATTATGCCACTGCCGTTCTTCAAAGGAGATATACTTGGTTCCTCCGAGTcctatttaaaaaccaaaagtaATAAGGAAAAACAATGGAGTACCAGTCATCAGGTGACTTAGTGTAAGAATGCTATTTGGGGACTGCTACTGATATCATATATAAGGAAATGAAATAAACTTGTTGTGAGAGAGAATTCCATTCCTGCTTTGTTTGTCTAATTTTGCCATCCTTACACGTGGTGAGTAGTATCCTATGGCTTATCTACAATTAAAACACTACAGCTGCACTTCTGTAGAGCTTCCGTGTAGATACTTCCTTTGTCAatgggagaggttctcccattggcgtagATAATCTACCTCccagagaggcagtagctagataaatggaagaattcttccattgacctagtgctgtccacATGCAgatttaggttggtttaactatgtcactcaagggtgtggatttttcacatccttggATGACATCACTGGTTTGATGTAATTTTCTAGCATAGACCAGCCCTTACTCTTCATGCTACTCAATGTGAGTAGGAACTGGAGCTTAAGTGATGGACTTGAGCCTTAACTGATGGATTTGACAGAGAAATGAGGTATAATGTACACCAGGGAGTCAGAACAGAGAGGAAAGATATGGGTTACAGAAATAAGATAACACGGTTATTCAGTACAGGGATACATATGTCTTGAAGATCagggtttttaaattattttttttaaagtgaacttGCTCAATTGTGAAGGTGATATTGCAGAACTGGGACTGAGTGACCTGAGTAGAGCGAAGGCAATGGTTTGACAGTTTTGAGGAGGATGTGTCAATAAAGTAGAAGCATGGGAAGAAAGTGCAAAAATATTTGAGAGAAAGAGGTGAAGGGGCCATTGAGGATAGCCTCATTGGTGAAGCAGAAGTTTGGAGGAAGGTGAAAGGGGACAAGGGCCCATATTTCAGTATGAGCTATGTGTTGCATGACCTTGAAAGCAAGAACAAGCTGTTTGAACCTGATGCCGAGGGAGCAGTGCCGTCTCAGTCAGTGAAGAGACTGAAAGGATGTGTGCAAGGTGGTTGAATTGACAAGTGAGAGATGATTTTGTCAAGAGTATTTTGGACAGTTGGGAAGGAAGTGAAGTTAGTATAAAAAAGCTCAAAGGGGGAGATTGCAGCATAAAGATAGAAAATGTTGAATTTCCATGATGGCAAAGAAGTGCTAAATGGACTATTGGTAATGGCAGGAGAAGTGTAACCAGACAGGCAATGAGTGAAATaatggcctggggcagagcaatgGTAGTGTCGGATGAGAGACTCTCTCCCAGCTGTGGCTCAGAACCTCAGTCTTGGACTGTATAACTCACATGTCTGAAGCACTGACCACCTCACATGGAGGGTTATATTTTTATGCTTAGTGATGTTAATACAGCACTATATAATTgttctctttaatatttttatatcaaAGCCTTGCGATTTCTAAGCGCCTATCTTGAGAATCCAGGAAAACCCCATTGCAGTTGAATATGAGACATAATTAAATGTACTTTCTATTGGGAGGGAAACTATTGTTGGTGAATGCAGTAGTGTCTCAGAAATAAAAGCAGGTTGAATACCATATAGGGTATGTATGTCCTACTGTATGCATAGCTgttttaggatatgtctacatgctCCCTAGAAATCaaatgaaaaggagaaaaaatcaaaGTTAAGGACTCATTCCAATTTTTCCAAGACTCCAAAGATTGCACAAGTAAAAGTGCTCAAATCCAGGATATGATATGACTGGGATATTTGTTGGGTCTCTTAAATTAACCTGACTACTACATTtctaacaaatatttttaaaattaattgcttCTACATTTCTGAAGATCATGGTAGTAAGACACCTACCACTGATGGGGTTGGTGCATCCAGCACATTTTTTGGCATAGAGGTTGCAGAAGCAGCTCAGGCAATATGCAAACTCATCCCGGGAGGTAAAGCGCTGTCCAGACAACTGCTTCTTGCATCCAGTACAAACAAAGCACTCCTTGTGCCAGGGCTGCTCCCGGTAAGTTACACCTCCTGTAGTGATagcctgtggtggtggtgggttttttttttttttttcaaaaataaaagagGTTTTGTGAGGTCACCTTCTTACTGAGGATGACTTCTTTTTAAAACCAGGAATAACATTTATGATTACTGGCAGGAACTGACCTTGAGAGGGAAGCCTTGGTTTGGGATAAGTTATTACCATGGCCAATTATGCAAAGTCTCATCTTTAAACAACTCATTTGCTCCCTTTTCACCTTGTAATCTTGCTTAAAATTGTCCTCTTTGTATATAAAACCCTTACACCATCCTGCTTCATTTCCCTGTTTTCCTCTACTCTTTTCCTTGTGCTCACCTCAGCATTGGCCTTCTTTCCATGCTTTCACATACCATCCCTGGTGGTAAAACACTTTATCTCTGCAGCTTCTGCTGTCTGAAACAGCCTCCTTTTATTTTTCCTCCTCATCAGAGGACCTTTTAATTTCAAATCTCTGCTTAAGATGTATCTCTTCTCTTTGACCCAGTCCTGGACATCC of the Gopherus flavomarginatus isolate rGopFla2 chromosome 1, rGopFla2.mat.asm, whole genome shotgun sequence genome contains:
- the FHL2 gene encoding four and a half LIM domains protein 2 isoform X3 produces the protein MPGTRKMEYKGNSWHETCFICHRCQQPIGTKSFIPKDNQNFCVPCYEKQFAMQCVQCKKAITTGGVTYREQPWHKECFVCTGCKKQLSGQRFTSRDEFAYCLSCFCNLYAKKCAGCTNPISGLGGTKYISFEERQWHNDCFNCKKCSLSLVGRGFLTERDDILCPECGKDI